The genome window CTAAAGAAAGAGCAAACTGCCGGACGCTCGCAAAGCGTTCAGCGAAACAAACTTCCCTTCCCGTGCGGGAAGGGGGATCAGACGTCGGTGCGAGATACGGCTAACGCTCGTTGGCTTTACTGCCGCGACGGAATTATATAACTTCTGAGACCAACCAAGTAATCTATTTTCAGGGAGTCTGAGAAAACTCAATGGATCAGGGCTTTACTTTGTGGTTTACCGGCCTGTCCGGGTCGGGAAAATCCACCCTTGCCAATCTCGTTGCCAATGAACTCCGTGAGCGCGGCCATCGCGTGGAAATCCTCGACGGCGACGAGGTCCGCCAGAACCTCTCCAAGGGCCTCGGCTTTTCCAAGGAAGACCGCGACACCAACATCCGGCGCATCGGCTGGGTCTGCCATCTGCTGGCGCGCAACGGTGTGATCGCGATTTCAGCCGCGATTTCCCCTTACCGCTCCGTGCGCGACGAGGTACGCCGCCAGCACGAACGCTTCTTCGAGGTCTTCGTGAAGTGCCCACTGGACGTGCTGGTCGAGCGCGACGTGAAGGGCCTCTACAAGAAGGCGATAGCCGGCGAGATCAAAGGCTTTACTGGCGTGTCGGATCCATACGAGGAGCCGCTCAAACCCGAGCTCGTGGTCGATAGCAGCGTCGAGTCGATCGACGACAGTCTGGCCAAGCTGCTCGGCCGTCTCGAAGAGCTCGGCCATGTCCGCGCTGGAGCAGGCCGATGAGCGTGCGCGATGACGCTATTACTGCCCACGGCGGCGGCGAGCTGGTTGACCTGGTCGCACCCGAGTCCGAGCGCGCTGCGCTGCGGGCCCATGCCGCGAAGCTCCCGACCGTAACGCTCAACGCGCGCGATCTTGCCGATCTCGAGATGCTCTCGACGGGCGCGTTTTCTCCGCTCACCGGTTTCATGGGCGCAGCTGACTATACCCGCTCGCGCGACGAGATGCGGCTGGCGTCCGGTATTCCGTGGTCGATTCCGATCACGCTTGGCGTCGACGAGGCCAAGGCCTCGTCGCTGAAAGTCGGCACCGACGTTGCCCTCGTATCGGCAAGCGGAAAGCCGCTCGCGATTCTCAAGCTTGCTGAAATTTACAAAGTCGATCGGGTCAAGGAAGCCGAGAAAATTTTCGGCGTGAGCGAGGATGCGCATCCGGGGGCGAAGAACGTCACCTCGATGCCGCCATACTGTCTGGCGGGGCGCGTCACGGTGATCGACGAGATTCCGGGCCGCACCTTCCTAGAGTTCCCGCGCGAGCCGCGCCAGACGCGCGCCAAGTTCCGCGAGCTCGGATGGCGCAAGATCGTTGCGTTCCAGACGCGCAACCCCACCCATCGCGCACACGAGTATATCCAGAAGGCCGCGCTCGAAATCTGCGACGGTCTGATGATCCATCCACTCGTCGGCGAGACCAAGGGCGACGATGTTCCGGCCACGGTTCGGATGGAGACCTACGAGATCCTGCTCGAGTATTACTATCCGAAGAATCGAGCGATGCTCGGCGTATTCCCGGCGCATATGCGCTACGGCGGCCCGCGCGAGGCGATCCTGCACGCGATCGCGCGCCGCAACTACGGCTGCACGCATTTTATCGTGGGCCGCGATCATGCGGGCGTCGGCAACTACTACGGCACTTACGACGCGCAGAAAATCTTCGACAACTTCAAGCCCGAAGAGCTCGGCATCACGCCGCTGATGTTCGAGAACACATTCTGGTGCCGCAAGTGCCTCTCGATGGCGTCATACAAGACCTGCCCGCATGCCGACGAAGATCGTTTGCTGCTGTCGGGCACCAAGGTGCGCGAGATGCTGCGCGCGGGACAGGCGCCGCCGCCCGAATTCACCCGGCCCGAGCTTGCCGCGATCCTGGTCGGTGCGATGAAAGAAAAGAAGTAGTTCTCGATCTTCGGTGAAATGATAAGCGGGCGATCGATGAGATCGCCCGCTTTCTTTTTCGGCCTAGGGATAGGGCTGGCCGCGAATGATCAGATGCTTCTTCCGCTAATGTCGACGACCAAGCTGCTGTTCTTAGCGTTGCTCTGAATCGTCAGGGTATCCGTATAGGAACGGGCGATGATCGGTCGGAAGGAGACCGTGATCGAGCAACTCTTCGAGGCGGCGAGTTGCGTGCCGCACGTCGTGCTGGCCAGAACAAACGGTGCGGTAGTCGCGACGGTCATTTTCGAGATTGTTATCGCCTGGCCTCCCACCGGCGCCGTATTCTGAATCGACACGGTGGCGGATTTGCGAGTCTCGTGCCGGATCGAGCCGAAGCTGAGCGTCGTTGGGCTGGCGGACAGTGTAGCGGCGGGCGTTGCCGTAGGCGTGGGAGTGCTTGTTCCGGTTGCGGTCGGCGTGGCCGTTCGCGTTGGCGTCGCTGTGGCGGTCGGAGTAGGCGTCCTTGTCGGCGTTGCGCTCGATGACGGTCCGCCCGGATACGACATCACGAAGTTAGCGATATCGACGCTGCCCCAGCCCGTGGTCTCGTCGTATCCCACTCCAGCTGAGAATCCCGTCACATTGTTACCGGTATCATTGCCGGTGGTCACGTCGCGGAAACCCGCGGCTACCTCGGACGCGGCCGCGGCGACGTAGATCGTCGGATTGAGATTGCCGAGTCGCTCGCCAAGCCGCTGGATCAAGAGCTGTGTGATACCTGCCCATACCGGCGCGCCGATGCTGGTGCCGCCAACGTAAGTCAGCGCCGCAGTGCCGTTGCCATTCGAATCTTCCATAACGAAGACGCCGGGCAAGGTCACGCCGGCCATCATTGCAACGTCCGGGATCGTTCGCTTGCTGCCGGTATTGACGCTCGTTTGCCATGGGGGCTTTGGAAAGTACGCGCTGGGACCGCCGCCCGTCGCGGCGATTTCGTTCAGAATCGCGTCCTCGTTCCAGGCTTCTTCGATCGTCGAACCGATGTCGTTGCCGCCGCCGTCGTACTTAGGCGAGAACTCCGTGCCGCCAACCGCGACTACGTTGGTGCTTCCAGCGACTTCGTTGATATTCGCATGATGCAGATCGCAGTTATCGACGCCGCTGTCACCCGCCGATACGAAGATCGATTGACCCTGTGCCGCGCCCTGCGCGTAGAGTCCGTCGAGGGTCTGCGTGTAATACGTCGATGACTGCCCGCACAGGCCGTAGCTGATATCGATCGAGCCGCACTTGTTGTCGCTGACGGCCTTGGCGATCACGTCGGCGAACATCGTGGCTGCCGAGCCCGAATTGAAATTGCCAACATACGCGATGGTCGGTACGCCCGGCGCGGTTGCGTGCGACCATTCGATATCGAGCAGCAGCTCGAGCTCATAGTCTGACGACGTGCCCGGGTTCGTCGTTATATAGCTTAGGGTCAGCGCCACGGCCGGCAGGCCGAACTTGGTATCGAACGAGTTGACGACGCCGGTGTATGTGTTCGAGGCCGCGAATATGCCGACGCAATCGTTTTTGGCGCCGTCGCCCTCGATGCCCGATTGCAGCAGCGGGTTCTCGTCATAGAACGTGTAGAAGTCCGACGGCGCGAAGTGATCGCCGAGTGAGCCGCCAGAAACTTCAGCGGTGGGACTGGACGAAGACTGCAGCGCTGTCGTGGAATTTGCGGACTCGCCGCGCCGCATCATCGGGACCAGCGTCGCGACGTTGTTCAGTCCGAGTATCGTCATCCCCGCATCCGCAAGCGCCTTTGGCACTTGCGGCTCGACGACGTTGGCGAACTTGCTGCCATCGCCGAAGAGTTGGATTTGCGTATTGAATGCCTGCTCGATCGCACCGACATTGCCGCGAAATTTGATTCGCGGCTCCAGCGCGCCATCGTCTGTGATTTGAAATCCTTGCGATGTCAGCCAATTACGCGCCGCCGCCAGGTCGTCAGGATCCGGACCGAACTGTTGCTGGAACTCCTGCGGCGTCAGCCATTTGTGGTAGCGCGGTGAGGCCGGATTCTGCAGGTCCGCGAGGAGCCCCTTGAGCGCCGCCTGGTTGCGGGGCACGAAGCGGATTTCCAAATCCATCGCCTGGTTGGCATTCGCGTGGCCAATGGAATGGAGCGCCGAAATCGCGGTCGGAATCGTACCCGAGATCCGCGCTGTTTGAGCCGATGCGGTTGTTGCGATTAGCAGGGTGAGAAGACAAAAGAGCGCGCCGCCAAATCCGCGACACCGGATGCTTTTTGAATTTTTGCTCAAGTTGTCCCCGTTTGGGCGGCAAAACCTATACTTCCCGGTTCTCCGGCCTGCAGCAATTTCCTACAACATCCAGATAAATTCAATTTACGCGCCAATAGCGTATAGGAGGTTGTTTAACCGCTCTGCCACTACCGGCAAAGCGAGAAAGTTGAAGATATCGGAGGCCAGGTCGGACTCTATCGGGCCGCAGCGAGCTTTTCTGCCGCGCGGCGCGCGCGCTCCGGATCGCCAGACCAGGTCCAGGCGTGCTCGGTCCGGCTGACGCCGATTAGAACGCCAAGGAATGCCGTGGGATGGATAAACATCTCGGCGAGACCCGCGTCGTCGCGCCGATGCGACGCGAATCGCAGTCCGCGCTCCTTGAGCCGTGTCTCGATCGCACCAACGTCATCTGTCTCAATAAAGAACATGTAGAGAGAATCGCCGCGCCGCTGATGGAACCGGCCCATCGCGAGTTCATCGCTGGTGATCTGCGCGATTTCGATACGGTCGAGCCGCGCCGGAGGATTGAAGAGCGTCAGCGTGCCGGTATATCCGAACTCTTTGCTTTCGATCGGCGAGAACTTCGACGCGTCGAGCGCAAAGAGCCTCGTGTACCGGTCGGCCGCTGCGCGCCAATCGGACACGGGATTAGTAACCTCGTATATCCACTTGATAGCGCCGACAGGCGCTCGCTCATGATGTTGACTGATGACGGCGTTGAGCCCCATCGTCGCATTGCGATCGAGAAAGATCTGACCGCCCTCGCGTTTGAAACCTGCTCCCATTTTTTGGAAGTGATCCGCGGCTGCGTCGAGGTCTTCGACCGAGAATCCTGCGCCGTAGAGACCGCCCGAGAATTTCGCGACGAAGTCGGCGATTCGTCCGGCGCCGTCCGGCTCGAGCATCTCGATCAGGCTCGACCCGGCCTGCAGCGTCGAGCGCTTCGCCCCGAGCAGCTTCAAATCATCGCGCCGAATGAGCTCGGCGCCGAACAAATCCGCCGCGACACGCTCGGCCGCTTCGAGATCGGCAACCGCGATCTGCACGCGATCCACTCTTTTCAGCATTGAACTATCCTTCCCCGCGCTCGATGTGGGGCGACCTGTGTCTTACGCAGGATTGCCGAGCGACCCTCGCCGCAGATTCAGATGCTCGCGCAGCGAGCGCGGCGAACCGCTCTGAGACTCGGGCGGCGCCTCAAAGCTGCCCCTGAGCAGGAAAATAATCGGCGACGTCGCGAGTGTCGTCACCAGCGACATGACCACCAGCATCGCAAATACGCGCGGATTGATCACTCGAAGCTGGAGCCCAATATTGAGCACGATCAGTTCCGCCATCCCGCGCGTGTTCATCAAGACGCCGAGCGCCGTCGCATCGCGCCATCCGATGCCGTTGAAGCGCGCCGCGACGAAACTGCCGCCGAATTTTCCGACCGACGCCACCAGGATCGTAAGCCCCGTCAGCAGCCATGCTTCCTGGCCGCTCACGAGACCGATCCGCGTGCGTAATCCGGTGAGCGCGAAGAAGGTCGGCAGGAGAAGCACGACTAGAACATCTTCGAGCCGGTCGGTCATTTCACGCGCGAGCTTGCTGTCGCTCGGAATAATTGCACCCAGCGCGAAGGCCCCAAACATCGCGTGGATTCCGATAAGCTCAGTGGTCAGCGCGGACATCATCAGCAGAATGAAGACGATCGCAATGATGCCCTGGGTGAGCCGGCCAGCCGCGCCTTCCTGCCATGCCGTAAAGCGCGTGATTGTCGGCCGCACCAGCATGACCATTAGAACGATGTACGCGAGCGAAGTTGCGATCGTGATCAGGCTGTGACTGCCGTTGGCCTCGACCACGCCGACCACCACTGCGAGCAGACACCATGCAGTCACGTCGTCAACCGCCGCACAGGTGAGCGCGGTGATACCGAGCTCGGTCTTATTGAGGCCGAGATCGGCAAGGATTCGCGAGAGGACCGGGAACGCCGTCACCGACATCGAGACGCCCATGAAGAGCGAAAAACCTGTGAACGGGATTCCCGAAGCACCCACATCCGGATAGAGCACCAGCGCGAGCGCCGCGCCGAGCAGGAACGGCGTGACGATACTCGCATGCGAGATCGTAACGGCGGCGCGTCCGTGCCGCGCGACCATCTTCGGATCGAGCTCCAATCCGACCAGGAACATGTAAAGGATGATGCCAAGCTGCGCGAGCACATCGAGAAACGGCGCTACCATCGGCGGCAGGATATATACCGAAGCTTCCGGCCATACGCGTCCGAGCAAAGAGGGACCGAGCGCAATTCCCGCCACGATCTCGCCCACCACCGCCGGCTGGCGCAGCAGCCGAAACAGCATCCCTCCCATACGAGCGACCGCGATCACCACAGCGAGCGCAATCAGGACGTGAAGCATCACATCCGCATCATGTCCGCCGGCAGGGCCGCCGACCGGGCCGAGCTGCACGGCGGCTCGCGTCGGCATCGATATATTCTCGCCGTACGAATGAATCGCGAGATAGACGCCGACGGCGCCCGTGATCAGCACGATATACAGGAAGGCCTCGCGCAGCGTTCGATTGA of Candidatus Binataceae bacterium contains these proteins:
- the cysC gene encoding adenylyl-sulfate kinase, with amino-acid sequence MDQGFTLWFTGLSGSGKSTLANLVANELRERGHRVEILDGDEVRQNLSKGLGFSKEDRDTNIRRIGWVCHLLARNGVIAISAAISPYRSVRDEVRRQHERFFEVFVKCPLDVLVERDVKGLYKKAIAGEIKGFTGVSDPYEEPLKPELVVDSSVESIDDSLAKLLGRLEELGHVRAGAGR
- the sat gene encoding sulfate adenylyltransferase translates to MSVRDDAITAHGGGELVDLVAPESERAALRAHAAKLPTVTLNARDLADLEMLSTGAFSPLTGFMGAADYTRSRDEMRLASGIPWSIPITLGVDEAKASSLKVGTDVALVSASGKPLAILKLAEIYKVDRVKEAEKIFGVSEDAHPGAKNVTSMPPYCLAGRVTVIDEIPGRTFLEFPREPRQTRAKFRELGWRKIVAFQTRNPTHRAHEYIQKAALEICDGLMIHPLVGETKGDDVPATVRMETYEILLEYYYPKNRAMLGVFPAHMRYGGPREAILHAIARRNYGCTHFIVGRDHAGVGNYYGTYDAQKIFDNFKPEELGITPLMFENTFWCRKCLSMASYKTCPHADEDRLLLSGTKVREMLRAGQAPPPEFTRPELAAILVGAMKEKK
- a CDS encoding protease pro-enzyme activation domain-containing protein, which gives rise to MSKNSKSIRCRGFGGALFCLLTLLIATTASAQTARISGTIPTAISALHSIGHANANQAMDLEIRFVPRNQAALKGLLADLQNPASPRYHKWLTPQEFQQQFGPDPDDLAAARNWLTSQGFQITDDGALEPRIKFRGNVGAIEQAFNTQIQLFGDGSKFANVVEPQVPKALADAGMTILGLNNVATLVPMMRRGESANSTTALQSSSSPTAEVSGGSLGDHFAPSDFYTFYDENPLLQSGIEGDGAKNDCVGIFAASNTYTGVVNSFDTKFGLPAVALTLSYITTNPGTSSDYELELLLDIEWSHATAPGVPTIAYVGNFNSGSAATMFADVIAKAVSDNKCGSIDISYGLCGQSSTYYTQTLDGLYAQGAAQGQSIFVSAGDSGVDNCDLHHANINEVAGSTNVVAVGGTEFSPKYDGGGNDIGSTIEEAWNEDAILNEIAATGGGPSAYFPKPPWQTSVNTGSKRTIPDVAMMAGVTLPGVFVMEDSNGNGTAALTYVGGTSIGAPVWAGITQLLIQRLGERLGNLNPTIYVAAAASEVAAGFRDVTTGNDTGNNVTGFSAGVGYDETTGWGSVDIANFVMSYPGGPSSSATPTRTPTPTATATPTRTATPTATGTSTPTPTATPAATLSASPTTLSFGSIRHETRKSATVSIQNTAPVGGQAITISKMTVATTAPFVLASTTCGTQLAASKSCSITVSFRPIIARSYTDTLTIQSNAKNSSLVVDISGRSI
- a CDS encoding VOC family protein → MLKRVDRVQIAVADLEAAERVAADLFGAELIRRDDLKLLGAKRSTLQAGSSLIEMLEPDGAGRIADFVAKFSGGLYGAGFSVEDLDAAADHFQKMGAGFKREGGQIFLDRNATMGLNAVISQHHERAPVGAIKWIYEVTNPVSDWRAAADRYTRLFALDASKFSPIESKEFGYTGTLTLFNPPARLDRIEIAQITSDELAMGRFHQRRGDSLYMFFIETDDVGAIETRLKERGLRFASHRRDDAGLAEMFIHPTAFLGVLIGVSRTEHAWTWSGDPERARRAAEKLAAAR
- a CDS encoding cation:proton antiporter, giving the protein MADEQPIARPHGGLNRTLREAFLYIVLITGAVGVYLAIHSYGENISMPTRAAVQLGPVGGPAGGHDADVMLHVLIALAVVIAVARMGGMLFRLLRQPAVVGEIVAGIALGPSLLGRVWPEASVYILPPMVAPFLDVLAQLGIILYMFLVGLELDPKMVARHGRAAVTISHASIVTPFLLGAALALVLYPDVGASGIPFTGFSLFMGVSMSVTAFPVLSRILADLGLNKTELGITALTCAAVDDVTAWCLLAVVVGVVEANGSHSLITIATSLAYIVLMVMLVRPTITRFTAWQEGAAGRLTQGIIAIVFILLMMSALTTELIGIHAMFGAFALGAIIPSDSKLAREMTDRLEDVLVVLLLPTFFALTGLRTRIGLVSGQEAWLLTGLTILVASVGKFGGSFVAARFNGIGWRDATALGVLMNTRGMAELIVLNIGLQLRVINPRVFAMLVVMSLVTTLATSPIIFLLRGSFEAPPESQSGSPRSLREHLNLRRGSLGNPA